Proteins co-encoded in one Synergistaceae bacterium genomic window:
- the hisD gene encoding histidinol dehydrogenase — MYKLITITDSKNFYRSDIKTQSPDISKNVSNIIDSVIKQGDKAVIDYEKKFDGVELDSLLVSDSEIQHAIKSLDSKYIDMLKRAAKNIYEFHSKQVRTGFIYSDKEGVILGQKIIPLERVGLYVPGGTASYPSSVLMNAIPAKIAGCDEIYIATPPEIKPEIIAASHIAGVDKIFKMGGAQAIAAFAYGTESIKRVDKIVGPGNIYVSEAKRQVFGRVAIDMIAGPSEILIIADKNNYPAHLAADMLAQAEHDKLATSILITNSKRLAKSVADEIEIQLMNLERKEIARESINNNGRIILVKNLDEAVNIANKIAPEHLELCVENAFEWISAGKIRNAGSIFLGRNSPEALGDYYAGPNHTLPTMGTARFSSPLSVDDFIKKSQFIYYTSDALNKASQDIEDFAKSEGLTGHANSVVIRRPEKM; from the coding sequence ATTTATAAATTGATAACGATAACTGATTCAAAAAATTTTTATCGCAGCGACATAAAGACTCAGAGTCCAGATATTAGCAAAAATGTCAGTAATATAATTGACTCCGTCATAAAACAGGGCGACAAGGCAGTTATTGACTACGAGAAAAAATTTGACGGTGTAGAACTCGACTCGCTTTTAGTGAGTGACTCAGAGATCCAGCACGCTATAAAATCACTAGACAGCAAATATATAGACATGCTCAAACGTGCGGCAAAAAATATTTATGAATTTCACTCTAAACAAGTCCGAACAGGTTTTATTTATTCAGATAAAGAGGGCGTTATACTGGGTCAAAAAATTATCCCGCTTGAAAGAGTCGGCCTTTATGTTCCGGGCGGTACTGCTTCTTATCCGTCGAGCGTCTTAATGAACGCTATTCCCGCAAAAATAGCAGGCTGTGATGAAATCTATATAGCTACTCCACCCGAAATTAAGCCGGAAATTATAGCAGCTTCTCACATTGCCGGTGTAGATAAAATTTTCAAAATGGGAGGGGCGCAGGCAATCGCAGCATTTGCATACGGGACTGAATCAATTAAGCGCGTTGATAAAATTGTAGGACCGGGCAATATTTATGTCTCAGAGGCAAAACGTCAAGTATTCGGGCGGGTTGCTATTGACATGATAGCGGGACCGAGCGAGATTTTAATAATTGCCGACAAAAATAATTATCCTGCTCATTTGGCTGCCGACATGTTAGCACAGGCCGAACACGATAAACTTGCGACTTCTATATTAATCACTAATTCAAAGCGTCTCGCGAAAAGTGTAGCCGACGAAATCGAAATACAATTAATGAATCTTGAGCGCAAGGAAATAGCCCGCGAGTCAATTAATAATAACGGGAGAATTATTCTTGTTAAGAATCTTGACGAGGCTGTTAATATCGCAAATAAGATCGCGCCTGAACACTTAGAATTATGCGTAGAGAATGCCTTTGAATGGATAAGTGCCGGGAAGATTCGTAATGCAGGCTCTATATTTCTTGGCCGGAATTCTCCGGAAGCACTAGGGGATTATTACGCCGGACCTAATCACACGCTGCCGACGATGGGAACTGCTAGATTTTCGAGTCCTTTATCAGTCGATGATTTTATCAAGAAATCGCAATTTATTTATTACACGAGCGACGCACTAAATAAGGCCTCACAGGACATTGAAGACTTTGCTAAATCTGAAGGCCTCACAGGCCATGCAAATAGTGTAGTGATTCGCAGGCCTGAAAAAATGTGA
- a CDS encoding 4Fe-4S binding protein, with translation MAKAVVNQDACVGCESCVGACPVSAISVNDGKASVDAGTCCECGTCVSTCPVGAISQ, from the coding sequence ATGGCAAAAGCAGTAGTAAATCAGGATGCGTGCGTAGGTTGTGAATCATGCGTGGGAGCTTGCCCGGTCAGCGCAATTTCTGTTAATGACGGTAAAGCAAGCGTTGATGCAGGAACTTGCTGCGAGTGCGGCACATGCGTATCAACTTGCCCGGTTGGTGCGATTTCACAGTAA